Proteins from a single region of Corylus avellana chromosome ca11, CavTom2PMs-1.0:
- the LOC132165386 gene encoding glyoxylase I 4 → MASLLSVPPTAPLRHKVNRVGVIIPHKSYQTSVRNGRLHGLSLVTKAKMAVEGDVLEQESVGANDKSDYGVVSVHHVGILCENLERSLEFYQNLLGLEINEARPDDKLPYRGAWLWVGSEMIHLMELPNPDPLTGRAEHGGRDRHTCIAIRDVSKLKAILDKAGITYTLSRSGRPAIFTRDPDANALEFTQVE, encoded by the exons ATGGCTTCTCTTCTCAGTGTACCACCCACTGCTCCTCTGCGACACAAG GTGAATCGTGTGGGCGTCATCATACCACACAAAAGTTACCAGACTAGTGTGAGGAATGGGAGATTGCATGGGCTTAGTTTGGTGACAAAAGCTAAGATGGCTGTTGAAGGAGACGTACTCGAGCAAGAGTCAGTTGGTGCCAATGATAAAAGTG ATTATGGAGTTGTGAGTGTTCACCATGTTGGAATTCTCTGTGAAAACCTTGAAAGGTCGCTTGAGTTCTATCAGAATCTTCTGG GTCTGGAAATAAATGAGGCCAGGCCAGATGATAAGCTCCCTTACAGAGGTGCTTGGTTGTGGGTGGGTTCTGAGATGATTCATCTGATGGAGCTACCCAATCCTGACCCCTTAACCGGACGAGCTGAACATGGCGGCCGAGATCGTCATACTTGTATTGCAATTAGGGATGTTTCTAAGCTGAAAGCAATCCTTGATAAAGCTG GTATTACCTACACACTTAGCCGTTCTGGGAGGCCAGCAATCTTTACACGAGATCCAGATGCAAATGCTCTAGAATTTACCCAAGTGGAATGA
- the LOC132165384 gene encoding lycopene epsilon cyclase, chloroplastic, producing the protein MECLGLGARNFASMTVPFWPALRSPGITLTRKQPLFRRCGLYRHFVRVSASAGSESCVAVDFKEGFADDEDYVKAGGSELLFVQMQQSKLMEKQSKLADKLPAISIGENVLDLVVIGCGPAGLALAAESAKLGLKVGLIGPDLPFTNNYGVWEDEFKDLGLEGCIEHVWRDTIVYLDDNDPIMIGRAYGRVSRHLLHEELLRRCVESGVSYLSSRVERIVEATNGHSLVACENDIVVPCRLATVASGAASGKLLQYEVGGPKVSVQTAYGVEVEVENNPYDPSLMVFMDYREYMKQKVPYVEAEYPTFLYAMPMSPTRVFFEETCLASKDAMPFNLLKEKLLSRLQTMGIRIIKTYEEEWSYIPVGGSLPNTEQKNLAFGSAASMVHPATGYSVVRSLSEAPKYASVIANILKHGHSTDTLSRDKYNGNISMQAWNSLWPQERKRQRAFFLFGLALIVQLDIEGIRTFFRTFFRLPNWMWQGFLGSTLSSADLVLFAFYMFVIASNDLRMCLIRHLLSDPTGATMIRTYLTL; encoded by the exons ATGGAGTGCCTTGGACTCGGAGCTCGAAACTTCGCGTCAATGACGGTGCCGTTTTGGCCTGCTCTGAGGTCGCCGGGAATAACGCTGACCAGAAAACAACCTTTGTTTCGCCGGTGCGGTTTGTACCGCCATTTTGTTCGGGTGAGCGCGAGTGCGGGGAGCGAGAGCTGCGTGGCCGTCGATTTCAAAGAAGGTTTCGCTGACGACGAAGACTATGTCAAGGCCGGTGGGTCCGAGCTCCTCTTTGTCCAAATGCAGCAGAGCAAGCTCATGGAAAAGCAGTCTAAGCTCGCGGATAAG TTGCCAGCTATATCAATAGGGGAGAATGTACTGGATTTGGTGGTGATCGGTTGTGGTCCAGCTGGGCTTGCTCTGGCTGCAGAGTCAGCCAAGTTAGGACTAAAAGTTGGACTTATTGGTCCAGATCTCCCTTTTACAAATAATTATGGCGTGTGGGAGGATGAATTTAAAG ATCTTGGCCTTGAAGGGTGTATTGAACATGTTTGGCGGGATACCATTGTGTATCTTGATGACAATGATCCCATTATGATTGGTCGTGCCTATGGACGTGTAAGTCGACATTTGCTCCATGAGGAGTTGTTAAGAAG GTGTGTCGAGTCAGGTGTTTCATATCTTAGTTCCAGAGTGGAAAGGATTGTTGAAGCTACTAATGGCCACAGCCTTGTGGCCTGTGAAAACGATATTGTTGTTCCCTGCAG GCTTGCTACTGTTGCGTCAGGGGCAGCTTCAGGGAAATTGTTGCAGTATGAGGTGGGTGGTCCAAAGGTGTCTGTCCAAACGGCTTATGGTGTGGAGGTTGAG GTAGAAAACAATCCATATGATCCCAGCCTTATGGTTTTCATGGACTACAGAGAgtacatgaaacaaaaagttcCATATGTAGAGGCAGAATATCCGACATTTCTTTATGCTATGCCCATGTCTCCAACAAGAGTGTTCTTTGAG GAAACTTGTCTGGCTTCAAAAGATGCAATGCCCTTCAATTTATTGAAGGAAAAACTCTTGTCAAGGTTACAGACAATGGGGATCCGAATTATAAAAACTTATGAAGAG GAATGGTCATATATCCCAGTTGGCGGATCCTTACCAAATACAGAGCAAAAAAACCTTGCATTTGGTTCTGCTGCCAGTATGGTGCATCCAGCCACAG GGTATTCAGTTGTGAGATCTCTGTCAGAAGCTCCAAAATATGCTTCTGTAATTGCAAATATTTTGAAGCATGGTCATTCTACAGATACTCTTAGTCGTGACAAATATAATGGGAACATCTCAATGCAAG CTTGGAACTCCCTTTGGCCACAAGAAAGAAAACGCCAGAGGGCATTCTTTCTCTTTGGACTAGCGCTGATTGTGCAACTGGATATTGAGGGCATTAGGACATTCTTCCGTACGTTCTTCCGGTTACCCAATTG GATGTGGCAGGGATTTCTTGGCTCCACCCTCTCTTCAGCTGACCTCGTATTGTTTGCCTTTTATATGTTTGTTATAGCATCGAATGATTTGAGAATGTGCCTTATCAGACATCTTCTTTCTGATCCTACTGGAGCAACCATGATAAGAACCTATCTTACCCTATAG
- the LOC132165383 gene encoding U-box domain-containing protein 34, with translation MTSVAVAVNGSVGGGGGKGSRRAVRWAVENLMPQADRFILVHVMPKITSIPTPTGERTPIEELDESVVAMYMEDVKANFEEIFVPFKKLCKTNKMETLLLEDDDPASALLRYISESGIKSLVFGSCSSNFVRRSVKGPAVPADVLRCATGSCDIYIVSRDKTVKNPADTSSTSETNSNSEMHTQRVYGEGSSDINEQMSGLHSPSVEPEVHYNCRESMSQLSYLNSLASTHIDSLRNASVVQERNYHNFGDDFETSTIKCCNSFSTKMEQSDVQAEEEELRLEIQNTITMYKRACEELVHAKNKVELLSTECLEDARRVNATLEREETLRKIAAEEKAKYLEAISEVEEAKRLLAKESYERQIAEWNALKESIEKQRIVDSLFSNDMRYRRYTRNEIEVATEFFSQDNVIGEGGYGKVYKCTLNHTPVAVKVLSHDAVGKKEEFLKEIEVLSQLRHPNVVLLLGACPENGSLVYEYLENGSLEDYIFHRNGKPPLPWFVRFQSVFEIGCGLAFLHNSKPEPIVHRDLKPGNILLGRNYVSKIGDVGLAKLLNDVVPDNITEYRDSIIAGTFCYMDPEYLRTGTIRPKSDLYAFAVMTLQLLTGRQPNRLLSIVENAITNGSFPDILDKSIRDWPLAETEELARIALKCSEPRCRDRPDLDTEVLPVLKRLSELANGSLKVESDNIYAPNHYFCPILQEIMHDPHIAADGFTYEYEAIKAWLKKHNVSPVTQLRLHHLTLTPNHTLRSAIQEWRSRVTFSRA, from the exons ATGACGTCCGTGGCAGTTGCCGTGAACGGCAGCGTCGGCGGCGGAGGAGGCAAGGGAAGCCGACGCGCCGTTCGGTGGGCGGTGGAGAATCTCATGCCCCAAGCTGATCGGTTTATCTTAGTCCACGTCATGCCTAAAATCACCTCAATCCCAACTCCaa CGGGAGAGCGTACCCCTATTGAAGAACTGGATGAGAGTGTGGTAGCAATGTACATGGAGGACGTGAAagcaaattttgaagaaatcttTGTGCCATTTAAGAAACTATGCAAGACAAATAAG ATGGAAACTTTGCTGCTGGAAGATGATGATCCCGCTTCTGCACTTCTTAGATATATATCTGAATCAGGGATTAAGAGTTTGGTGTTCGGCTCCTGCTCCTCAAATTTCGTTAGGAG GAGCGTAAAGGGACCAGCGGTACCAGCAGATGTTCTGAGATGTGCTACAGGCAGTTGTGATATTTATATTGTATCTAGAGACAAAACCGTCAAAAATCCAGCTGATACCTCATCAACTAGTG AGACCAATTCTAATAGTGAAATGCATACTCAAAGAGTATATGGAGAAGGTTCTAGTGACATTAATGAACAAATGTCGGGGCTTCATTCTCCTTCTGTAGAACCGGAAGTTCACTACAACTGCAGAGAATCAATGTCACAGCTTAGTTACTTAAATTCTCTAGCATCAACACATATTGATTCTTTAAGAAATGCCAGTGTAGTTCAGGAAAGGAATTATCACAACTTTGGAGATGATTTTGAAACTAGTACTATTAAGTGCTGCAATTCCTTCTCTACAAAAATGGAGcag TCAGATGTGCAggctgaagaagaagaactgCGACTAGAAATTCAAAATACCATCACCATGTACAAACGAGCGTGTGAAGAGCTGGTTCATGCAAAAAACAAA GTCGAGTTACTTTCTACTGAATGCCTTGAAGATGCTAGAAGAGTGAATGCCACCCTGGAAAGAGAAGAAACTTTGAGGAAAATTGCTGCTGAAGAGAAAGCTAAGTATTTGGAAGCTATAAGTGAGGTTGAAGAGGCAAAACGCTTACTGGCTAAAGAGTCTTATGAAAGGCAGATAGCTGAATGGAATGCCCTCAAAGAGTCCATAGAGAAACAGAGAATTGTTGATTCACTATTCTCTAATGACATGAGGTACAGAAGATATACTAGAAATGAAATAGAGGTAGCAACGGAATTCTTCTCTCAGGATAATGTGATTGGTGAAGGTGGATATGGAAAAGTTTACAAGTGCACTCTTAATCACACCCCAGTAGCTGTTAAGGTTCTAAGCCATGACGCAGTTGGCAAGAAAGAGGAGTTTCTGAAAGAG ATTGAAGTCCTAAGCCAGCTACGCCATCCCAACGTGGTTTTGTTGCTTGGAGCCTGTCCTGAGAATGGTTCCCTGGTCTATGAATATTTGGAAAATGGAAGTTTGGAGGATTATATTTTCCACCGAAATGGAAAACCGCCACTTCCTTGGTTTGTTCGGTTCCAGTCGGTTTTTGAAATAGGTTGTGGACTTGCATTCTTACATAACTCAAAGCCAGAGCCAATTGTTCATCGAGATTTAAAACCAGGTAATATCTTGTTAGGCAGAAATTATGTGAGCAAAATTGGGGATGTTGGGCTCGCTAAACTCCTTAATGATGTTGTGCCTGACAACATCACGGAATACAGAGACTCAATCATTGCTGGCACATTCTGCTACATGGACCCAGAGTATCTGAGAACAGGAACCATCCGACCCAAATCAGATTTATATGCCTTTGCAGTCATGACCCTCCAATTGTTAACAGGTCGACAACCAAATCGGCTTCTATCGATTGTTGAAAATGCCATTACAAACGGCTCCTTTCCTGACATTCTAGATAAGTCGATCAGAGATTGGCCGTTGGCTGAAACGGAGGAATTAGCTCGAATTGCTCTCAAGTGTTCAGAACCCAGATGCAGGGATAGACCAGATCTTGATACCGAAGTTCTGCCAGTCCTCAAAAGACTTAGTGAACTTGCAAATGGAAGTTTGAAAGTAGAAAGTGATAATATTTATGCACCAAACCACTACTTCTGTCCAATCTTACAG GAAATCATGCATGACCCACACATTGCTGCTGATGGTTTTACTTACGAGTATGAAGCAATCAAGGCATGGCTCAAGAAACATAATGTATCACCAGTGACACAGCTTAGACTCCACCATCTTACGTTGACTCCAAACCATACATTACGTTCTGCCATTCAGGAGTGGAGGTCACGTGTGACATTTTCACGTGCCTAG